One region of Diabrotica undecimpunctata isolate CICGRU chromosome 6, icDiaUnde3, whole genome shotgun sequence genomic DNA includes:
- the LOC140444688 gene encoding zinc finger BED domain-containing protein 5-like, whose translation MFKAIHEYIRKNGIGWSKCVDICSDRIKVVAANASSSRCILHRHSLATKKMPQDLKDVLDGSVKIINHVKSRPLEVRLLKLTAEDMGMDHFNLLLYIEVRWLSRGTILGRLFELKDPLIITFTNKSLIQELKDINWLLKLLYLLDIFEIINKTTTSLQGKAFFKTCVEKKNLTNEITPQTSFFEIVIVHLQGLKESIVNCFPDNN comes from the coding sequence ATGTTCAAGGCTATCCACGAGTATATAAGAAAAAATGGTATAGGGTGGAGTAAATGTGTGGATATTTGCAGTGATAGAATAAAGGTAGTGGCAGCAAATGCCTCCAGTAGTCGTTGTATCTTACATCGCCATTCTTTGGCAACTAAAAAGATGCCGCAAGATTTGAAAGACGTATTGGATGGTTCTGTGAAAATAATTAACCATGTGAAGAGCCGTCCGCTTGAAGTACGCCTTTTAAAGCTCACCGCTGAAGATATGGGTATGGATCACTTCAATCTTTTGTTATACATAGAGGTCCGGTGGCTATCGAGGGGAACAATTTTAGGAAGACTATTTGAACTAAAAGACCCACTGATTATTACATTTACAAACAAGTCTCTCATCCAAGAATTAAAAGATATCAATTGGCTGCTaaaattattataccttttagACATcttcgaaataataaataaaaccacCACTTCGCTTCAAGGCAAGGCATTTTTCAAAACATGTGTTGAAAAAAAGAACCTCACAAATGAAATTACTCCTCAAACGAGTTTCTTTGAAATTGTTATTGTTCATTTGCAAGGTTTGAAAGAAAGTATTGTAAACTGTTTTCCTGACAATAACTGA